A window from Dehalococcoidia bacterium encodes these proteins:
- a CDS encoding GDP-mannose 4,6-dehydratase, translating into MRVLITGITGFVGSHLAEYALSRRAKVFGSLRWRSKTENIDHLRESITLIESDLRDLSSVQHLLESADPDLVFHLAAQSFVHASWHAPAETIHTNAICQVNLLEAIRQKRRPPRFLVVGSSEEYGLAYEEELPIKETNPLRPLSPYAVSKVTQDLMGYQYFKSYSLPIVRSRAFNHEGPRRGDVFVTSNFARQVAEIEAGLREPVIYVGNLKTRRDYTDVRDIVRGYWVLLEQGEPGEVYNLCSGRSWAIREVLDFLLAQSRVVGVEIREDPSRFRPADVPALVGDFDKVNKVTGWAPTIPFEHTLSDLLDYWRGRIGFSGPSRSRR; encoded by the coding sequence ATGCGCGTTCTGATCACTGGCATCACGGGTTTCGTGGGGAGTCATCTTGCAGAGTACGCGCTGTCGCGTCGGGCGAAAGTCTTCGGGTCGCTCCGGTGGCGCAGCAAGACCGAAAACATCGACCACCTCCGCGAGTCAATCACGCTTATCGAGTCTGACCTGCGTGACCTTTCGTCCGTACAGCATCTTCTAGAGTCGGCCGATCCCGATCTGGTGTTCCACCTGGCCGCCCAGAGCTTCGTCCACGCCTCCTGGCACGCGCCTGCCGAAACGATTCATACCAATGCCATCTGCCAGGTCAACCTCTTAGAGGCGATCCGGCAGAAAAGGCGGCCCCCTCGGTTCTTGGTCGTCGGCTCCAGCGAGGAGTATGGTCTTGCCTATGAGGAGGAATTGCCGATCAAGGAGACGAACCCTTTGCGGCCGCTCTCGCCGTATGCGGTCAGCAAGGTGACCCAAGACCTGATGGGGTACCAATACTTCAAGAGCTATAGCCTGCCAATTGTCAGGTCGCGGGCGTTTAATCACGAGGGCCCACGCCGAGGTGACGTCTTCGTCACCTCGAACTTCGCGCGGCAAGTGGCCGAGATTGAGGCCGGCCTGAGAGAGCCCGTAATCTATGTCGGAAATCTAAAAACTCGTCGCGACTATACGGACGTGAGGGACATCGTCCGTGGATACTGGGTCTTGCTTGAGCAGGGTGAGCCCGGAGAAGTCTACAACCTGTGCTCCGGTAGGTCATGGGCGATTCGCGAGGTTTTGGACTTCCTCCTGGCGCAGTCGCGTGTAGTAGGCGTTGAGATCCGCGAGGACCCCTCTCGCTTCCGGCCAGCGGACGTGCCCGCTCTGGTGGGCGACTTCGACAAAGTTAATAAGGTCACGGGCTGGGCGCCGACGATTCCATTCGAGCACACCCTAAGTGATCTTCTGGACTACTGGCGGGGCCGAATCGGCTTCTCCGGGCCGTCGCGCAGTCGCCGATGA
- a CDS encoding secondary thiamine-phosphate synthase enzyme YjbQ: MKAYSTSFTLQTEERTEVTDITKLVRDAIQQFPVTSGIALVNTLHTTCALFINEYQAALVSDLKALVERLVPERNGYRHDDPRYSDCERGNAHSHLRAALLGRNVAVGINHGDLTLGRFQSIIFAELDGPRKREITVQVVGE; the protein is encoded by the coding sequence ATGAAGGCGTACAGCACCTCGTTCACGTTGCAGACCGAGGAGCGGACCGAGGTCACCGACATCACCAAGCTCGTTCGAGACGCGATCCAGCAATTCCCCGTCACCTCGGGCATCGCGCTGGTCAACACGCTGCACACGACCTGCGCGCTGTTCATCAACGAGTACCAGGCCGCGCTCGTCAGCGACCTCAAGGCCCTGGTCGAGCGCCTGGTGCCCGAGCGCAACGGGTACCGCCACGACGACCCGCGCTACTCCGACTGCGAGCGCGGTAACGCCCACTCCCACCTGCGGGCCGCCCTGCTGGGTCGCAACGTCGCCGTCGGCATCAACCACGGCGACCTGACGCTCGGCCGGTTCCAGTCCATCATCTTCGCCGAGCTCGACGGGCCGCGGAAGCGCGAGATCACGGTCCAGGTGGTGGGGGAGTAG